The genomic segment TGCCTGGCGGAATGGTGCAGAAATTTTATTCTTCACCACTTTAACGCGCGTTTCGTTACCTACCACTTCTTCACCATCTTTAATTGCGCCTACACGGCGAATATCCAGACGAACAGAAGCATAGAATTTCAGTGCGTTACCACCGGTAGTGGTTTCAGGGTTACCAAACATAACGCCAATTTTCATACGAATCTGGTTAATGAAGATCACCAGACATTTAGCATTCTTGATATTACCGGTTAACTTACGCAGCGCCTGAGACATTAAACGTGCCTGCAGACCAACGTGAGAGTCACCCATTTCGCCTTCGATTTCAGCTTTTGGTGTTAACGCAGCAACGGAGTCAATGATGATAACGTCAACAGCACCGGAACGAACTAGCGCGTCACAAATTTCCAGCGCTTGTTCACCCGTATCCGGTTGAGAGATCAGTAAATCATCAACCTGCACGCCCAGTTTGGCGGCATAAATAGGATCCAGAGCATGTTCAGCATCGATAAAGGCACAGGTTTTGCCTTCTCTTTGCGCCTGAGCAATCACAGACAGCGTCAGCGTGGTTTTACCGGAAGATTCTGGCCCGAAGATTTCAACAACACGGCCCATTGGTAAACCACCAATGCCCAGTGCAACGTCCAGGCTCAGGGAGCCGGTAGAAACAGACTCAACATCAAGAGATTGAGTGTCACCCAAACGCATGATAGAACCCTTACCAA from the Limnobaculum zhutongyuii genome contains:
- the recA gene encoding recombinase RecA; translation: MDDNKQRALAAALGQIEKQFGKGSIMRLGDTQSLDVESVSTGSLSLDVALGIGGLPMGRVVEIFGPESSGKTTLTLSVIAQAQREGKTCAFIDAEHALDPIYAAKLGVQVDDLLISQPDTGEQALEICDALVRSGAVDVIIIDSVAALTPKAEIEGEMGDSHVGLQARLMSQALRKLTGNIKNAKCLVIFINQIRMKIGVMFGNPETTTGGNALKFYASVRLDIRRVGAIKDGEEVVGNETRVKVVKNKISAPFRQADFQILYGSGISKESELIDLGVKHKLVDKSGAWYAYNGDKIGQGKANSMKFLQENPAISNDLEKRLRELLLTANPFVPEGGDVEDDAELPEGEEL